In Desulfonatronospira thiodismutans ASO3-1, a single window of DNA contains:
- a CDS encoding AAA-like domain-containing protein encodes MARFFNNAGPVKPEIHYTIDPLQRVDWEEISGYIDQQRYFVLHAPRQTGKTSTLLAMMKAINEKGRYHCAYANIEGAQAARGDETKGIPAVCDALADSVELYTDHADLKSWYRSNKQEISPQHLLASVLRQWAIISSRPVVLLLDEVDALVGDTLISLLRQIRSGYAQRPEAFPQSIILCGVRDVRDYRIHQAGGEIITGGSAFNIKSASIRMANFTMEEDQDLWLQHTEETGQAFEEDIFPELWEDTRGQPWLVNALGHEVTWKITASRDRTRKIILNDYLQARENLILSRATHLDQLADKLREPRVHGVIAPLLAGEETLLQVPDDDLQYVKDLGLINLRPSLHISNRIYREVIPRELTWPVQTMISNQETVWYVKKDNSLDIHKLLSAFQQFFREHSEIWEEGFDYREAAPQLLLQAFLQRILNGGGRLLREYGLGRKRTDLIIEWPLDPQKNMYGPLQRVVIELKILRGDLEKTIQTGLEQTTDYADRAGADEAHLIIFNRDRNVSWDDKIFRLEKIYKNRNITVWGA; translated from the coding sequence ATGGCCCGTTTTTTTAACAATGCCGGTCCTGTCAAGCCTGAAATCCACTATACCATTGATCCTCTGCAGCGGGTGGATTGGGAGGAGATTTCCGGTTACATTGATCAGCAGCGCTACTTTGTTCTGCATGCACCCAGGCAGACCGGCAAGACCAGCACCCTGCTGGCCATGATGAAGGCTATCAATGAAAAGGGCCGCTACCATTGTGCCTATGCCAATATTGAAGGGGCCCAGGCAGCCAGAGGTGACGAGACCAAAGGCATTCCGGCGGTTTGCGATGCTCTGGCAGACTCTGTGGAGCTCTATACCGACCACGCTGACCTTAAATCCTGGTATAGAAGCAATAAACAGGAAATTTCCCCTCAACACCTGCTAGCTTCTGTTCTTAGACAGTGGGCCATCATTTCCTCCAGGCCTGTAGTCCTCCTGCTGGATGAAGTGGATGCCCTCGTAGGAGACACCCTCATATCTCTTCTACGTCAGATCCGCTCCGGTTATGCCCAGCGACCCGAGGCTTTTCCCCAGAGCATAATTCTCTGCGGAGTCAGGGATGTGCGCGATTATCGCATCCATCAGGCAGGCGGGGAAATCATCACTGGCGGCAGTGCCTTTAATATTAAATCCGCATCTATTCGCATGGCCAATTTCACCATGGAAGAGGACCAGGACCTATGGCTGCAGCACACAGAAGAGACCGGCCAGGCGTTTGAAGAAGATATCTTTCCAGAACTGTGGGAGGATACCAGGGGCCAGCCCTGGTTAGTGAATGCTCTTGGCCATGAAGTGACCTGGAAAATCACGGCCTCCAGGGACCGGACCAGAAAAATCATCCTGAACGATTATCTGCAGGCCCGGGAAAATCTGATTCTATCCAGGGCCACCCATCTGGACCAGCTGGCGGACAAGCTGCGCGAGCCCCGGGTGCACGGGGTAATTGCCCCTTTGCTGGCGGGTGAGGAAACCTTATTGCAAGTTCCGGATGACGATCTGCAGTATGTGAAGGACCTGGGGCTTATCAATCTTCGTCCCAGTCTACACATATCCAACCGCATCTACAGGGAGGTCATCCCCAGAGAACTTACCTGGCCGGTGCAGACCATGATCAGCAACCAGGAAACAGTCTGGTATGTAAAAAAGGACAACAGCCTGGACATCCATAAGCTTTTATCTGCCTTTCAGCAGTTTTTCCGGGAGCACAGCGAGATATGGGAAGAGGGATTTGATTACAGGGAAGCTGCTCCCCAGCTTCTGCTTCAGGCCTTTCTGCAAAGGATTCTTAACGGCGGGGGCAGGCTCCTGCGTGAATACGGCCTTGGCCGTAAACGCACAGACCTGATCATTGAATGGCCTCTGGATCCGCAAAAGAACATGTATGGACCTCTGCAGCGGGTGGTGATTGAGCTCAAGATATTGAGGGGAGACCTGGAAAAGACCATTCAGACAGGTCTGGAACAGACAACGGATTATGCTGACCGGGCAGGCGCGGACGAAGCCCACCTGATTATCTTTAACCGGGACAGGAATGTTTCCTGGGATGATAAAATCTTCAGGCTCGAAAAAATCTACAAAAATAGAAACATCACTGTCTGGGGAGCCTGA
- a CDS encoding ATP-binding protein: MVGKNSFFLFGPRATGKSTLVERQLSGAATIIDLLDSRFFLRLSAAPHDLESIVDARGHRLIVIDEIQRIPELLNEVHRLIERRQIRFLLTGSSARKLRRGQANLLAGRVWEAKLFPLTWKEAPNFDLDQYLRYGGLPAVYLSDFPEEELDAYVNTYLKEEVMAEGLVRNLPPFTRFLRSMALSSGEVINFTKLANDCQVPASTVREHVGFLEDTLVGFFLPAWTESRKRKAIKSGKFYFFDPGLVHTLAGTRSLDRNSDLYGKSFEHFIGMEIRAYLNYSRTKLPLTYWRSTHGHEVDFLIGETTAVEVKATERVTPKDFKGLKALAEEGIYQDFFLISQDGVATRQGNIQAIHWEDFLNRLWHGEIITA, translated from the coding sequence ATTGTTGGAAAAAATTCCTTCTTCCTGTTCGGTCCCAGGGCCACAGGGAAATCAACCCTGGTCGAGCGGCAATTATCCGGAGCAGCAACAATTATCGACCTTCTCGACTCACGGTTTTTTTTAAGGTTGTCCGCAGCACCACATGATCTGGAATCCATCGTTGATGCCCGGGGTCACCGGCTAATCGTTATTGACGAAATTCAGCGCATCCCGGAATTACTAAATGAAGTCCACAGGCTCATTGAAAGACGGCAGATCAGGTTTCTGTTAACGGGCAGCAGTGCCAGGAAACTCCGCAGAGGACAGGCCAATCTTCTTGCCGGACGCGTCTGGGAGGCAAAGCTGTTTCCCCTGACATGGAAAGAAGCGCCGAATTTTGATCTGGATCAGTATCTGCGTTATGGTGGGTTGCCGGCTGTCTATCTCAGCGATTTTCCGGAAGAAGAGCTTGACGCTTACGTCAATACTTACCTGAAAGAAGAAGTAATGGCCGAAGGACTGGTTCGCAACCTGCCGCCTTTTACCCGTTTTCTGCGATCGATGGCTCTGTCCAGCGGGGAAGTGATTAATTTCACCAAGCTTGCCAATGACTGTCAGGTGCCAGCGTCAACTGTCAGGGAACATGTCGGTTTTTTGGAAGACACTCTGGTAGGTTTTTTCTTGCCCGCCTGGACTGAGTCCAGAAAAAGAAAGGCAATCAAATCCGGCAAGTTTTATTTTTTTGATCCTGGGCTTGTTCACACCCTTGCAGGCACCAGGTCCCTTGATCGCAACTCGGATTTATATGGCAAAAGTTTTGAACATTTTATCGGCATGGAAATCAGGGCGTACCTGAACTACAGCAGGACAAAACTTCCTTTAACATACTGGCGCTCCACTCATGGCCATGAAGTGGATTTTCTCATTGGAGAAACTACAGCAGTTGAAGTAAAGGCAACTGAGCGGGTTACGCCCAAGGATTTCAAGGGTCTGAAAGCGCTGGCCGAGGAAGGGATATATCAGGATTTCTTTCTGATCAGCCAGGACGGGGTTGCCACCCGGCAGGGAAACATCCAGGCTATACATTGGGAGGACTTTCTGAATCGTTTGTGGCATGGAGAGATTATCACTGCCTGA
- a CDS encoding rhodanese-like domain-containing protein: protein MRKCLWAQFCLVVFLAFVATACTQDDSYNYISPAELKERLDAGEVEQGSLVVFSSQTEEEWESGYLPQAIPTFARPLESDEDYAKLEPVLDKVRGTDADIVVICPRGGSGATRPCDYLMDHGIDEDRLLILEGGQEAYNDEFPEDVVFP, encoded by the coding sequence ATGAGAAAATGTTTATGGGCACAATTCTGTTTGGTTGTTTTTCTGGCATTTGTAGCTACAGCTTGTACTCAGGATGACAGCTACAACTATATTTCCCCGGCAGAGCTGAAGGAAAGGCTGGATGCCGGAGAGGTTGAGCAGGGTTCACTGGTGGTTTTCAGCTCTCAGACTGAAGAAGAGTGGGAGTCAGGGTATCTGCCTCAAGCCATACCCACTTTCGCCAGACCTCTGGAGTCAGATGAAGATTATGCCAAGCTGGAACCGGTCCTGGATAAGGTCAGGGGCACTGATGCAGATATCGTAGTCATTTGCCCAAGAGGCGGGAGTGGTGCCACCAGGCCCTGTGATTATCTCATGGACCATGGCATCGATGAAGATAGGCTGCTGATTCTTGAAGGCGGCCAGGAAGCTTATAATGATGAGTTTCCTGAAGACGTAGTTTTCCCGTAA
- a CDS encoding VTT domain-containing protein has translation MSKNLTKLLILAVIASIVAAYFLLDIHAHLTLDNIRASRAEFETLLEERFLTVLGIYLLVYMVVVSLSLPGALPLGLLAGAMFGAITGTIIVSFASTIGATMACFLSRYLLRDWVKSRFSGFIEAVDRGVQKEGALYLFTMRMIPVIPFFIINLAMGITSIRLRTFFWVSQLGMLPGTFVFVNAGSHLGRIQSTEDIFSPGLIISLALIGILPLAAKKIVGILKKKYGSQEDHSELSVPVTNPAVSFAPQGMPSESLIHLAEANQQGCSRCEVCVSQCEFLKKYGMPGDIAQGILDGKNSTDPFECSLCDLCGAICPEKLSPADMFLDMRRQAVQEETVDLSRYSPLLKFEKLGHSNLLSRYPAQKAHTVFFPGCALPGTRPEITWRIYQELKKALPSLDMVLDCCHKPSHDLGRDDFFHKNLQEIMGKLRDLEVKEILVACPNCFKVLNAYAEDFKVKTVYQVMAEENSFQEVEKPGRLAVHDPCPLRYQDGIQDAVRRLLKARGIEISKMKNSGKKTLCCGEGGAVGFHNPGFARTWSLKRKKRAGQDMMVTYCAGCAGFLSRQGPTIHLADVLFEPEKALAGKSRVSRTPMTYLNRILLKRRLGKKG, from the coding sequence ATGTCTAAAAACCTTACAAAACTGCTGATCCTGGCTGTCATCGCCTCCATTGTGGCCGCCTATTTTCTGCTGGACATTCATGCCCACCTGACCCTGGACAACATCAGGGCTTCCAGGGCCGAGTTTGAAACCCTGCTGGAAGAGCGCTTCCTGACTGTGCTGGGGATTTATCTCCTGGTATACATGGTAGTGGTAAGCCTGAGCCTGCCTGGCGCACTTCCTCTGGGACTTCTGGCCGGAGCTATGTTCGGGGCCATAACCGGAACCATAATCGTCTCCTTTGCCAGTACCATCGGGGCGACCATGGCCTGCTTCCTGTCGCGCTACCTGCTCCGGGACTGGGTCAAAAGCAGGTTTTCCGGGTTTATTGAGGCTGTGGACAGGGGGGTGCAGAAAGAGGGGGCCCTGTATCTTTTTACAATGCGCATGATTCCGGTGATTCCCTTTTTCATAATCAATCTGGCCATGGGCATCACTTCCATACGCCTGCGGACCTTTTTCTGGGTTTCCCAGCTGGGCATGCTCCCTGGCACCTTTGTCTTTGTAAACGCCGGAAGTCATCTGGGACGCATCCAGTCCACCGAGGACATATTCTCTCCAGGACTGATCATCTCCCTGGCCCTTATCGGGATTCTGCCACTGGCAGCCAAAAAAATTGTGGGTATTTTAAAAAAGAAGTACGGCTCCCAGGAAGACCATTCAGAGTTATCCGTTCCGGTAACCAACCCTGCGGTATCTTTTGCGCCGCAGGGCATGCCTTCAGAGTCTCTGATCCACCTGGCCGAGGCCAACCAGCAGGGATGCAGCAGGTGCGAGGTCTGTGTTTCACAGTGCGAGTTTCTGAAAAAATACGGCATGCCCGGGGATATCGCCCAGGGAATCCTGGATGGGAAAAACAGCACTGACCCCTTCGAATGCAGCCTGTGCGATCTGTGCGGGGCCATCTGCCCGGAAAAACTCTCTCCCGCGGATATGTTTCTGGATATGCGCCGTCAGGCAGTGCAGGAAGAAACTGTAGACCTGTCCCGCTATTCACCCCTGCTTAAGTTTGAAAAACTGGGTCATTCCAACCTGTTGTCCAGATATCCCGCGCAAAAGGCACACACTGTTTTTTTCCCGGGATGTGCTCTGCCCGGAACCAGACCGGAAATCACCTGGAGGATCTACCAGGAACTTAAGAAAGCCTTGCCCAGTCTGGATATGGTCCTGGACTGCTGCCACAAACCTTCCCATGACCTGGGGCGCGATGATTTTTTTCACAAGAATTTACAGGAAATCATGGGGAAGCTGCGTGACCTGGAGGTCAAAGAAATCCTGGTGGCCTGCCCCAACTGTTTCAAGGTGCTAAATGCCTACGCCGAGGATTTCAAAGTCAAGACAGTTTACCAAGTCATGGCTGAAGAGAACAGTTTTCAAGAGGTTGAAAAGCCGGGGAGGCTGGCAGTACATGACCCCTGCCCTCTGCGTTACCAGGACGGCATCCAGGATGCAGTGCGCCGGCTTCTTAAGGCCAGGGGGATTGAAATAAGCAAAATGAAAAACTCCGGCAAAAAGACATTGTGCTGCGGTGAAGGCGGGGCTGTCGGCTTTCACAATCCCGGGTTTGCCAGGACCTGGAGCCTCAAGCGCAAAAAAAGAGCCGGGCAGGACATGATGGTCACCTACTGCGCCGGTTGCGCCGGTTTTCTCAGCAGGCAGGGTCCCACCATACATCTGGCGGACGTACTTTTTGAACCTGAAAAGGCCTTGGCCGGCAAGAGCAGGGTGTCCAGAACCCCCATGACCTACTTAAACCGCATCCTGCTCAAAAGGCGGCTGGGCAAAAAAGGATAA